One window of Equus asinus isolate D_3611 breed Donkey chromosome 7, EquAss-T2T_v2, whole genome shotgun sequence genomic DNA carries:
- the CRIP2 gene encoding cysteine-rich protein 2 isoform X2, whose translation MASKCPKCDKTVYFAEKVSSLGKDWHKFCLKCERCGKTLTPGGHAEHDGKPFCHKPCYATLFGPKGEPGATPPSLGPALDPRGGQCVNIGGAGSYIYEKPSAEGPQVTGPIEVPVARAEERKASGPPKGPSKASSVTTFTGEPNVCPRCNKRVYFAEKVTSLGKDWHRPCLRCERCGKTLTPGGHAEHDGQPYCHKPCYGILFGPKGVNTGAVGSYIYDRDPEGKVQP comes from the exons ATGGCTTCCAAGTGCCCAAAGTGCGACAAGACCGTGTACTTCG CTGAGAAGGTGAGCTCCCTGGGCAAGGACTGGCACAAGTTCTGCCTCAAGTGCGAGCGCTGCGGGAAGACGCTGACCCCCGGGGGCCACGCCGAG CACGACGGGAAGCCGTTCTGCCACAAGCCCTGCTATGCCACGCTGTTCGGACCCAAAGGTGAGCCTGGAGCCACCCCGCCCAGCCTGGGACCTGCTCTGGACCCGAGGGGTGGCCAGT GTGTGAATATTGGAGGTGCCGGCTCGTACATCTATGAGAAGCCCTCTGCCGAGGGCCCTCAGGTCACTGGCCCCATCGAGGTTCCCGTGGCCAGAGCTGAGGAGCGTAAGGCGAGCGGCCCCCCCAAGGGGCCCAGCAAAG CCTCCAGCGTCACCACGTTCACCGGGGAACCCAACGTGTGTCCTCGCTGCAACAAGAGGGTCTACTTTG CTGAGAAGGTGACGTCTCTGGGCAAGGACTGGCACCGGCCGTGCCTGCGCTGCGAGCGCTGTGGGAAGACGCTGACTCCGGGCGGGCACGCGGAG CACGATGGCCAGCCCTACTGCCACAAGCCGTGCTACGGAATACTCTTTGGACCCAAGG GTGTCAACACTGGAGCCGTGGGCAGCTACATCTATGACAGGGACCCCGAGGGCAAAGTTCAGCCCTAG
- the CRIP2 gene encoding cysteine-rich protein 2 isoform X1, whose amino-acid sequence MASKCPKCDKTVYFAEKVSSLGKDWHKFCLKCERCGKTLTPGGHAEHDGKPFCHKPCYATLFGPKGVNIGGAGSYIYEKPSAEGPQVTGPIEVPVARAEERKASGPPKGPSKASSVTTFTGEPNVCPRCNKRVYFAEKVTSLGKDWHRPCLRCERCGKTLTPGGHAEHDGQPYCHKPCYGILFGPKGVNTGAVGSYIYDRDPEGKVQP is encoded by the exons ATGGCTTCCAAGTGCCCAAAGTGCGACAAGACCGTGTACTTCG CTGAGAAGGTGAGCTCCCTGGGCAAGGACTGGCACAAGTTCTGCCTCAAGTGCGAGCGCTGCGGGAAGACGCTGACCCCCGGGGGCCACGCCGAG CACGACGGGAAGCCGTTCTGCCACAAGCCCTGCTATGCCACGCTGTTCGGACCCAAAG GTGTGAATATTGGAGGTGCCGGCTCGTACATCTATGAGAAGCCCTCTGCCGAGGGCCCTCAGGTCACTGGCCCCATCGAGGTTCCCGTGGCCAGAGCTGAGGAGCGTAAGGCGAGCGGCCCCCCCAAGGGGCCCAGCAAAG CCTCCAGCGTCACCACGTTCACCGGGGAACCCAACGTGTGTCCTCGCTGCAACAAGAGGGTCTACTTTG CTGAGAAGGTGACGTCTCTGGGCAAGGACTGGCACCGGCCGTGCCTGCGCTGCGAGCGCTGTGGGAAGACGCTGACTCCGGGCGGGCACGCGGAG CACGATGGCCAGCCCTACTGCCACAAGCCGTGCTACGGAATACTCTTTGGACCCAAGG GTGTCAACACTGGAGCCGTGGGCAGCTACATCTATGACAGGGACCCCGAGGGCAAAGTTCAGCCCTAG
- the CRIP1 gene encoding cysteine-rich protein 1: protein MPKCPKCSKEVYFAERVTSLGKDWHRPCLKCEKCGKTLTSGAHAEHEGKPYCNHPCYAAMFGPKGFGRGGAESHTFK from the exons ATGCCCAAGTGCCCTAAGTGCTCCAAGGAGGTGTACTTCG CTGAGCGGGTGACCTCCCTGGGGAAGGACTGGCACCGGCCTTGCCTGAAGTGTGAGAAATGTGGAAAGACGCTGACCTCAGGGGCCCACGCCGAG CATGAAGGCAAGCCCTATTGCAACCACCCCTGCTACGCAGCCATGTTCGGGCCCAAAG GCTTTGGGCGCGGAGGAGCTGAGAGCCACACTTTCAAGTAG